The Vicia villosa cultivar HV-30 ecotype Madison, WI linkage group LG1, Vvil1.0, whole genome shotgun sequence genome includes a region encoding these proteins:
- the LOC131596871 gene encoding aspartic proteinase CDR1-like — MSPVYNPTQTKSQKTINSLYRSINRANYIYEEYSFSKNKPTSSLIYDEGEYLMSYFVGTPPFKVYGILDSGSNLIWIQCKPCIICYNQTTPIFNPSKSSSYQKISCSSSRCKSREEDISCSKDRDSCEYTLDYGRGGKTQGDLILETISLESTSGSIISFPDIVIGCGHTNTLSDTGKSSGVVGLAIGPMSLIKQLGSSFNERFSYCLIDYRNVNQSSKLNFGDAAIVSGNNVVSTPMVKMIGNNQTDYYYLNLKAVSVGDKRIKYSGFKNKGINASTHNILLDSGTTMTFVPRHFYYRLESAVKKAIKLPRFYDDSGAFNLCYNTTFKKPKFPLIVAHFSGGDVKLDSKGTFRSLSEGIECFSFFPHERDLGIFGHSVQVNYLVGYDLKNNIVSFKPTDCSKY; from the coding sequence ATGTCACCCGTTTACAACCCAACACAAACTAAATCCCAAAAAACTATCAATTCTTTATATCGTTCTATCAATCGTGCCAATTATATCTATGAAGAAtattctttttctaaaaacaaacctACGTCGTCTTTGATCTATGATGAAGGTGAATATCTGATGAGTTATTTTGTTGGTACCCCACCATTTAAGGTCTATGGTATTTTGGATTCAGGTAGTAACTTAATTTGGATTCAATGCAAACCCTGTATTATATGTTACAACCAAACTACTCCAATTTTTAATCCTTCAAAATCTTCGAGTTACCAAAAAATttcatgttcttctagtagatgcaAATCTAGGGAAGAAGATATTTCTTGTTCAAAAGATAGAGATTCTTGTGAATATACATTAGATTATGGTCGAGGAGGAAAAACACAAGGAGATCTTATTTTAGAGACAATTTCATTAGAGTCCACCTCCGGATCCATCATATCATTTCCTGACATTGTTATAGGATGTGGACACACTAATACTTTATCAGATACTGGAAAAAGTTCAGGTGTAGTTGGTCTTGCGATCGGGCCTATGTCACTTATAAAACAATTAGGATCTTCCTTTAATGAAAGATTCTCATATTGTCTAATTGATTATAGAAATGTTAATCAATCTAGCAAACTCAATTTTGGAGATGCTGCTATTGTTTCTGGTAATAATGTTGTTTCAACTCCTATGGTCAAAATGATAGGAAACAACCAAACCGACTATTACTATCTAAATTTAAAAGCAGTTAGTGTCGGAGATAAAAGAATAAAGTACAGTGGGTTTAAAAATAAAGGAATAAATGCTTCTACACATAACATCTTACTTGACTCTGGTACAACTATGACTTTTGTTCCACGTCATTTTTACTATAGATTAGAATCAGCCGTTAAAAAAGCGATTAAACTCCCGCGCTTTTACGATGATAGTGGTGCATTTAACCTTTGCTATAATACCACATTCAAAAAACCTAAATTTCCACTAATTGTTGCACATTTTAGTGGCGGAGATGTTAAATTAGATTCTAAGGGCACCTTTAGATCTTTATCTGAAGGGATTGAATGCTTTTCATTTTTTCCACATGAACGTGATTTAGGCATCTTTGGACACAGTGTACAAGTAAACTATTTGGTTGGTTATGACCTAAAAAATAATATTGTCTCATTCAAACCAACAGATTGTTCTAAGTATTGA